Proteins from a single region of Undibacterium sp. KW1:
- a CDS encoding TonB-dependent siderophore receptor: MSTASYSTPSSLLPKRRNALLVTALLAAFSAQAQEIIPPQSDTVIVTGTRSIKRTVSDSEAPVDILTSKDLQSTGSGELAAVLSRLLPSLNFPRPAVADGTSASRPAQLRGLSPDQTLVLVNGKRWHTSAVVNVNGTAGRGSSPADLNTIPISSIEKIEVLRDGAAAQYGSDAIAGVINIILKKGANGGEVQFGGGQYSKRDGTQASLSANFGTALGDKGWTRFTAEQRNQNETNRAGADFRNPLEPLYGRVNQVQGDPKLQQTNLGANASLALATDLELYGFANYSRRSTDAAATWRTAYTTGTTLRTSLYPNGFLPNEAGTNTDVSVVGGIKGRNDGWRWDASVNYGSSEFSLDVNNTVNLSLGATSPTKFYAGKLKNTQTLANFDAAKEFEFAGLANPLTLAVGAEYRRDQYEIGAGEANSYFGSGAQGFSGFQPSNAGSFSRHSASIYANIEAELSKQLSASLALRHENYSDFGSVTSGKLSGRFEFTKEFALRAAASNGFRAPSLAQQNYTISTTNLITINGTSQLVDTGTFGVATAAAKALGAVPLQAEKSRNYSLGAVVQPSKNATLSVDAYQIDIDNRILYSGNLVLPAALQSVLAQQGVLVGAARYFTNALDTQTRGVDVVGSYQIPLSGTDKLGFTVAYNHNDTTVKNVAANPAILTQNNLLLIDRQTINRATEATPKDKFSISADYAFANWNIHGLATRYGSFVSPQNNVSLDQTYSANTVLDLAASVKLGKWTISAGVDNLTDKYPDQVTSAGNLNSGGTLPYSTFSPYGFNGRYYYAKAAYAW; the protein is encoded by the coding sequence ATGAGTACAGCATCATATTCCACACCATCTTCACTTTTACCAAAAAGGCGTAATGCTTTACTGGTAACAGCCTTGCTGGCTGCCTTTTCTGCACAGGCACAAGAAATTATCCCGCCACAATCAGATACTGTGATTGTGACTGGCACGCGCAGCATCAAGCGTACCGTGTCTGACTCTGAAGCACCGGTTGATATATTAACTTCCAAAGATTTGCAATCGACAGGCTCTGGTGAGCTGGCAGCGGTATTGAGCCGTTTGCTGCCTTCCTTGAATTTCCCTCGTCCTGCAGTGGCAGACGGTACATCCGCTAGCCGCCCGGCGCAATTGCGCGGCTTGTCGCCTGACCAGACTCTGGTGCTGGTGAATGGCAAGCGCTGGCATACCTCGGCTGTGGTAAATGTGAATGGCACGGCGGGGCGAGGTTCTTCACCGGCAGATTTGAATACTATCCCTATCAGTTCGATTGAAAAGATAGAAGTCTTGCGTGATGGTGCAGCGGCGCAATATGGTTCAGACGCGATTGCTGGTGTCATCAACATCATCCTCAAAAAAGGGGCGAATGGTGGCGAAGTGCAGTTTGGCGGCGGTCAGTACAGCAAACGAGATGGCACACAAGCCAGTTTGAGTGCCAACTTTGGCACGGCATTGGGCGACAAGGGCTGGACGCGTTTTACCGCAGAACAGCGCAACCAGAATGAAACCAACCGCGCCGGTGCTGATTTCCGTAATCCGCTAGAACCTTTGTATGGCAGGGTCAACCAGGTACAGGGTGACCCCAAACTGCAACAAACCAATCTGGGTGCCAATGCCTCGCTGGCACTGGCGACAGACTTGGAATTGTATGGCTTTGCCAACTACAGCCGCCGCAGTACCGATGCTGCTGCGACCTGGCGCACGGCCTATACCACAGGCACGACTTTGCGCACCTCGCTGTATCCAAATGGCTTCCTGCCGAATGAGGCTGGTACGAATACTGATGTGTCTGTCGTCGGCGGTATCAAGGGCCGTAACGATGGCTGGCGCTGGGATGCCAGTGTCAATTATGGTTCCAGCGAATTTAGCCTTGACGTCAACAATACTGTCAACCTCAGCCTGGGGGCTACCAGCCCGACGAAATTTTATGCCGGCAAGTTGAAAAATACTCAGACCCTGGCAAACTTTGATGCAGCGAAAGAATTTGAATTTGCCGGTCTGGCGAATCCGCTGACGCTGGCCGTTGGTGCAGAATACCGTCGCGACCAATATGAAATTGGTGCGGGTGAAGCGAATTCTTATTTCGGTAGTGGTGCCCAGGGTTTCTCTGGTTTCCAGCCTTCGAATGCAGGCAGCTTTAGCCGCCACAGTGCATCCATCTATGCCAATATCGAAGCTGAACTGAGCAAGCAACTGAGTGCTTCGCTGGCCTTGCGTCATGAAAACTACAGCGATTTTGGCAGTGTCACTTCTGGAAAATTGTCTGGTCGTTTTGAATTCACCAAAGAATTTGCCTTGCGTGCTGCGGCGTCAAATGGCTTCCGTGCGCCTTCGCTGGCGCAACAGAATTACACGATATCCACGACCAACCTGATCACCATCAACGGTACATCGCAATTGGTGGATACCGGTACATTTGGTGTTGCCACGGCTGCTGCCAAAGCCCTGGGTGCTGTACCGTTGCAAGCAGAAAAATCACGCAATTACAGCCTGGGTGCAGTCGTGCAGCCAAGCAAGAATGCGACCCTGAGCGTAGATGCTTACCAGATCGATATTGATAATCGCATCCTGTACTCAGGTAATCTGGTCTTGCCTGCAGCTTTACAAAGTGTACTGGCGCAGCAAGGCGTATTGGTTGGTGCGGCACGTTATTTCACCAACGCGCTGGATACCCAAACCCGTGGTGTTGATGTGGTTGGTTCTTATCAGATCCCGCTGTCTGGCACGGACAAGCTGGGCTTTACCGTGGCCTACAATCACAATGACACGACAGTCAAAAATGTCGCCGCCAACCCTGCAATTTTGACGCAAAACAATCTCTTGCTGATAGATAGGCAAACCATCAACCGCGCAACCGAGGCAACACCAAAAGACAAATTCAGCATCTCTGCTGACTATGCCTTTGCCAACTGGAATATCCATGGACTGGCCACCCGCTATGGCAGCTTTGTCTCGCCGCAAAACAATGTGAGCCTGGACCAGACTTACAGTGCCAATACTGTGCTGGACCTGGCTGCCAGCGTCAAACTGGGTAAATGGACTATCAGTGCCGGTGTCGATAACCTGACTGACAAATATCCAGACCAGGTGACATCGGCAGGTAATTTGAATTCTGGCGGAACGCTGCCTTACTCCACGTTCTCGCCTTATGGCTTCAATGGCCGTTACTACTATGCGAAGGCTGCTTACGCCTGGTAA
- a CDS encoding STM4011 family radical SAM protein: MSLKIIYRGHLTDCNYSCEYCPFAKEKNSRELQALDKKDLDRFVDWVEQNSSADQAMEVFITPYGEALVRKWYQEAVIRLSHLPHVNKVAAQTNLAWNTQWLSRCNTKTTALWTTYHPDFVTEEKFIGKCNELAALQIRHSVGVVGLKQHFPKITSLRQRLPHDVYMWINAYKREVDYYSEEEIAFLEDIDYLFRSNLPWYESMGKDCKAGSEVVSIEGNGDLFRCHFIKTRKGNIFTDPLASMLKREACSKATCHCHIGYIHLDAMQSHEVYGNGLLERIPVRFA, from the coding sequence ATGAGCCTGAAAATTATTTATCGCGGCCACCTGACAGATTGCAATTACAGTTGCGAATACTGCCCCTTTGCCAAAGAAAAAAACAGTCGTGAATTGCAGGCTCTCGATAAAAAAGACCTGGACAGGTTTGTCGATTGGGTAGAACAAAACAGTAGCGCCGACCAGGCCATGGAAGTGTTTATTACGCCTTACGGTGAAGCACTGGTGCGCAAATGGTATCAGGAAGCGGTGATACGTCTGTCGCATCTGCCGCATGTGAACAAGGTGGCGGCGCAAACCAATCTGGCTTGGAATACGCAATGGCTGTCGCGCTGCAATACCAAGACCACGGCTTTATGGACTACCTATCACCCTGATTTTGTGACCGAAGAAAAATTCATCGGGAAATGTAATGAACTGGCTGCCTTGCAGATACGCCATAGCGTAGGCGTAGTGGGACTAAAGCAACACTTCCCGAAAATTACTTCTCTGCGCCAGCGCCTGCCACACGATGTGTATATGTGGATCAATGCCTATAAGCGTGAAGTGGATTACTACTCGGAAGAAGAAATCGCTTTCCTGGAAGACATCGATTACCTGTTCAGATCGAACCTGCCCTGGTATGAAAGCATGGGCAAAGACTGCAAGGCTGGCAGTGAGGTGGTGTCCATAGAAGGCAATGGTGACCTGTTCCGCTGCCACTTTATCAAAACCCGCAAAGGCAATATCTTTACAGACCCGCTGGCCAGCATGCTCAAGCGAGAAGCTTGCAGCAAAGCGACTTGCCACTGCCACATAGGCTATATTCATCTTGATGCCATGCAATCGCATGAAGTATATGGCAATGGTTTGCTGGAAAGGATACCTGTGCGTTTTGCCTGA
- a CDS encoding STM4012 family radical SAM protein produces the protein MTEIAHTFRRYLEETNRFQSYLYSYPHKTAYRTFEEKLDLKELWATEKKHALYLYTHIPFCRMKCSFCNLFTVSHPKEDLVNLYLKKIQLEAEVVRDSLGDFNFAGYAIGGGTPSHLDITQLEQLFSIYTNTLGVDLKNTPGSFEVSPDTINDEKLTFLSQHGVQRLSIGIQSFIEAEARSVGRVQPETVMEPLLEKISSYQFPVFNLDLIYGIPGQTAETWLASLQKAIQFQPTEIFLYPLYVRPLTSLFKKHISIQNEDIRSMLYRIGRDFLQTNGYAQDSMRLFRKQVAGLRESSEYSCQEDGMIGLGTNARSYTTDVHYSTEYAVSKPNVAAIIDDYVAKERADFTTANYGIRLSEDDRKRRYLIKSLLKAQGLDAAHYQGIYGTDVYADFPELQTLLEMKLAQESAGRMQLHGEGMAYSDLIGHWFISPAVKQKMQEYVSK, from the coding sequence ATGACAGAGATAGCTCATACATTTCGTCGTTATCTGGAAGAAACCAATCGTTTTCAAAGTTATCTGTATTCATACCCGCACAAGACAGCGTACAGGACGTTTGAAGAAAAACTGGATTTGAAAGAATTGTGGGCAACAGAGAAAAAACATGCGCTGTATCTCTACACGCACATTCCTTTTTGCCGCATGAAATGCTCATTCTGTAATTTGTTTACGGTGTCGCATCCCAAGGAAGATCTGGTTAATCTATACCTTAAAAAGATACAGCTGGAAGCTGAAGTCGTAAGGGATAGCCTGGGTGATTTCAACTTTGCCGGTTATGCCATCGGTGGTGGTACACCCAGTCATCTGGATATCACCCAACTTGAGCAATTATTCTCGATATATACCAATACCCTGGGTGTAGATTTGAAAAATACGCCGGGTTCCTTTGAGGTTTCACCTGATACCATCAATGATGAAAAGCTGACTTTTCTGTCGCAACATGGTGTGCAAAGACTCAGCATAGGCATACAAAGTTTTATCGAAGCTGAAGCGCGTTCAGTAGGGCGGGTGCAGCCAGAGACTGTGATGGAACCGCTGCTCGAAAAAATAAGCAGTTATCAATTCCCGGTGTTTAATCTGGATTTGATTTATGGCATACCAGGGCAAACGGCGGAAACCTGGCTGGCATCGCTGCAAAAAGCAATACAGTTTCAACCAACTGAAATTTTCCTGTACCCCTTGTATGTGCGCCCGCTGACTTCACTATTCAAGAAGCATATCAGCATACAAAACGAAGACATACGCAGCATGCTTTATCGCATAGGGCGTGACTTTTTGCAGACCAACGGTTACGCGCAGGATTCTATGCGCCTGTTCCGCAAGCAGGTAGCCGGTTTGCGTGAGAGTTCAGAATATTCATGTCAGGAAGATGGCATGATAGGCTTGGGTACGAATGCGAGGTCTTACACGACAGATGTGCATTACTCGACAGAATATGCCGTATCCAAACCCAATGTTGCAGCGATCATCGATGACTATGTCGCCAAAGAACGTGCCGACTTCACGACGGCAAATTATGGTATACGTCTTTCAGAAGATGACAGGAAACGGCGTTATCTGATCAAGTCTTTATTGAAGGCGCAAGGGCTGGATGCTGCGCATTACCAAGGTATTTATGGTACGGATGTGTATGCGGATTTTCCTGAACTACAGACCCTGCTGGAAATGAAGCTGGCGCAAGAGAGTGCAGGGCGCATGCAGTTGCATGGTGAGGGCATGGCTTATTCTGATCTTATCGGTCACTGGTTTATTTCGCCAGCAGTCAAACAAAAGATGCAGGAGTATGTCAGCAAATGA